The Thermococcus henrietii genome segment GGTCGGCCTTCACGAGCAGACCGGCAACGCCGGAAACGTCGAGCCCGAAGAAGATGACGAAGATGGGGGCAAGATAGAGCACCTCGACGAGCCCGGCCACGCTGAGGGCGCTCCTGACGTCGAGGGTGAAGAGGGAAACTAAGAGGCTCGTCAGGAGCATCAGGACGAAGAGCAGAAAGGTCCCGGCGGAGAGGAAGATTAGGGGAACTGCCCCGACCGAAACGCCGGCGGAGTGCCCTGAAGAATGCTTTGAAAACAGTGAGGCCAGACAGAACGAAGCCGATAGGGAAGCGAGCACGAGCAGGCTAAAAACCACAGAGGCGAGGATTTTTCCAAGGATTATTGACCTGCGCGAGACCGGGAGCGTGAGGAGGGTTTCAAGGGTCTTGCCCTCCTTCTCCATCGCGACCGAGGCCGCTATCGCCTGGGCAGCGTAGATTCCAATGGCAAAGAGCACGAAGGGGACCGCGAGGGCGCCCCTAAGGAGGGCTGAGACGTAGCGGGATGGCTCTATGCTGAGGACATCGTTTCCGACGTAGAGCCTGAACTCGGGCCGTATCGAGGGCAGAACGCCCTCCCCAAAGCGCAGGACCAGCGCCTTCAGCGTGCCGGCGAGCTTGACAGTCTTGAAATCAAAAACGGACGAGAGCCTCGTTCTTATGAGCAGGTGCGGGGAGCGACCTTCTTCAATCGCCTCGGAGAAACCCGCGGGGATTACGAGCGTAACCGGCGAGTTCTCGTCGATAGCGATTCCGTTCCTCTCGAGGAACGCGACGAGGGCCTTTGAGTACTTCCCGGAGTCCTCGTTGATAACGCTGACGGCAAGCTGGGAGGAGTGCGAGGAAGACTGGAAAACCCCAAACATAGCTGGTAGGAGGATTAGGGGAAGGATTACGGCCGTGACGAGACGCCTGTCCCGGAGGATGTCCATAAGCTCCTTCTGGAACATAATCCACAGCTCACTCATAGGCGACCCTCCGAGAGGCCCTTACAAAGACCTCTTCGAGGTTTTCGGCGTTGTGCCTCTCCCTCAGCTCCTCCGGCGTCCCGGCTTCCACAATCAGCCCCCTGTGTATTATCGCCACCCTGTCGCATAGGAACTCGACCTCGAGCATGTTGTGGCTCGAAACGAGGACTGAAACGCCTTCTTCATTGGAGAACTCCTTTATACGCTTCCTGATTTCATAGGCGTTTGCCACGTCGAGGCCGCTCGTCGGCTCGTCGAGGATGGCCAGCTCCGGTTTGACCATTAAAGCCCGCGCGAGGAGGAGCTTCCTCACCATTCCCTTCGAGTACGTCGCGACCCTGTCGTAGAGCCTCGCTCCGAGGCCCGCTATCTCGATTCCGAGCTCGAGCATCTCATCGGCGTCTTTTCCTGTCGCCCGGGAGTACAGCCCGGCCATGAAGCGGAGGTACTCGTAGCCCGTCATGCTCCTGTAGGCCCCCGCCTCCTCCGGCAGGTAGCTTATCAGCTTCCTGACCTTCTCGGGCTCCTTAACGACGTCGTGCCCCATCACTTCAGCTTTTCCCCTGTCCGGCGGGAGAAGCGTGGCGAGAATTTTCAGTGTGGTGCTCTTCCCTGCTCCGTTCGGCCCGATGAGGCCGAATATCTCGCCCTCCCGGATGGAGAAGCTCACACCCTTCAGAGCCCAAACGCGCCCGTAGGCCTTTTCGAGGTTTTTCACGAGGACCGCAGGCTCGCTGGACACTCCGCCCACCTCTGGGGGTTCCAAAGATGTCAGACTGAGAGTTGGATAGGATTACTTATAAGAATTGCGTTTCTTGTGTGTCCGCTTCCCTTTTTCACCCGAACGCGACGGTCCGCTTTAGGCTTGTTAGATAGACGAAGTAGTGGTAGTTCATCAGGTCCTCGCCGCTGTTTTCCGAGGGCTTTTTGTTGAAAACATCAGGCGTCCCGGTTATCAGCAGGATATAACCCCCTCCCTTCGGGTTCCTCAGGGCCTCAACGAGGAAAACTCCTTCAGAATATTCAACCCCATCAAGAACGACGGAGCTGTTCCTCATCTCCACGTATCTGCTGAGCCCGCGGACAGCGGGGGAGTTCAGCGGTGCGATGACAATAACGTTGCCGCTTTCGAGCCCCTTCGTGAAGGTTACCTTAAAACCAGCCTTTTTGAGCATCTCAACGTAGCTTTTAACGTATTCGCTGTTCGAGAGATTTCCGGCAACGTACAGCTTAACGCCCTCCGTTTTAAACGCCATAAAGGCCATTCTAATGGTCGGTTCCGGGGAAACGTTCTTCCAGAAGCCCTCCTTATACCAGTTGCCCATCAATCTCGCGAGCTCGGGCATGAAGCTCTCGAAGGTGGGGTATTTTTCTTTATTGGGTATGTATTCCGTTAGGTACGCCCGATAAACCCTCCCAACGAGGTAGAACCCAAGGGCTTCCTGGCCCTTTATGAACCTCTCAGCGCTCTGGTTTCCCTCCGTTTTGAGGATGTAGTAAGCTTCAAACGCCCGGACAAAGGTCTCATCAAGGTAGGTCTTCCAGCTGGCGTATCCCATAGAAGTCATGACATCTTTCACCGGCGAGAACATTTCCTCATACTCCTTAAACTCCCGGTAGTGTCTCCCCACCGCGGGATTGACGAAGCTGTGGGCAAGCTCGTGGGTGGAAGCACTGCAGTAGGAATAAGTCCCGTTGGAGAACGAGCAGACGCCGAGGAACGCGTAAACGGTATCGTTCGTCCACCCGCCGTAGCTGTAGTACACTTCCAGAGGCTGAAGGACAAAAATCCAGCGGCTCTTTTTCTCCCCAAAGAAATTCTCCTCGAAGCGGGGGAGGCTGAAAACGTCCGGATTCTCCTTAAGGAACAGCCCTATCTGCTCCCTGTAAAACTCTTTGTGGCTCTCGTAGAAGGCTGAAAAGTTCGAGTCCTGGGCGAAATCTTTTATGGCTGTGGCGAGTTCGTTGAGGAGCTTTTTATCCCCGTGAACTCTTCTCACTAGGTATGCACTCCACTCCGTGGAGTTCAGCTCCATTGCAAACTTGGGAATGGCGTCGTACCCCAAACCCTCCCTCAGGGCGTTTTTAGCGAGGAGCACCGCCCTGTGGTTTCTGTAAGGAGAAAAGTAAGACCCAGCCTCCCGGGAGTAGGGAGTAGCGTTGTTGGAGTTCCAGCCAGCGAGGTGGAAAACAACGTTTGTCAGCTCGGTGTAGGGGTTCACCTCGACACAGACGTTGCCGGAGCACTCGGAAACCGGGGAGAGGTTGAGCTGAAAGTCCGGCTTCGGTGGAACGTGCGATTGGGCAAGGTAAAAGGCGAAGAGGAGCGCAAGCAGAGACAGGGGGACGAGCACGTGTTTGGCCCGGGGCATTCTCATTCCTCCTCTCTGGCGTTTGAATTTCTTAGCATGCCCATGATTCTTGAATTGTTTTTCTTTTAATCTTTTAAGACTTCCAGAGAAAAGAAGTGGAACAAAGCGGGATTGAGAATCACTTCCCAAGCGGATAGTTCGGGGCCTCGTTTGTGATGAGTATGTCGTGCGGGTGGCTCTCCTTAACTCCCGCCTGCGTTATGATGACGAACTCGCCCTTCTCCTTCAGCTCTTCGATGTTTCTCGCCCCGACGTATCCCATTCCCGAGCGCAGGCCGCCGACGAGCTGGTAGAGAACGTCGCTCACGCTTCCCTTGTAGGGAACGACGCCCTCAACGCCCTCCGGAACGAACTTCCTGGTCTTCATGTGGCCCTTCTGGTAGTACCTCTCGGCCCCGCCCTTCATCATGGCCCCGAGGGAACCCATTCCGCGGTACTGCTTGTAGCGCCGTCCGTTGATTACGACCTCCTTGCCCGGCGCCTCCTTGGTTCCGGCTAAGAGGGAGCCCAGCATGACCGCGTCTGCTCCGGCCGCTATGGCCTTGACTATGTCGCCGGAGTAGCGGATTCCGCCGTCGGCTATAACGTGAAGCCCGTACTCGCTAGCTTTGTCCGCTACGAGCGCTATCGCTGTAACCTGAGGGACGCCAACGCCGGCCACGACGCGGGTGGTGCATATACTTCCGGGCCCGATTCCGACTTTAACAGCGTCGGCGAAGGTTAAATCATCGACGGCCTTCGGGTTGGCGATGTTTCCAACGATAAGGTCTGCATCGACAGCTTTCCTTATTTCCTTCATGGCCTTGATGGCCTTGAGGTTGTGAGCGTGAGCTGTATCGATGACGATGACGTCAGCCCCAGCCCTGTCGAGGGCCTTGGCCCTTTCAAGGTCAAATGGACCAACGGCAGCAGCAACCACCAAATCGCCGTTCTCGTCCCTGACGGCGTTCTTGTACTTTCTTCTCCTCGCCAAATCGCTCATCGTGATTATGCCAACGAGCTTCCCTTCCGAGTTCACAACAGGAAGCCTGTCAATCCTGTGCTCGAACATTAGATTGAGGGCTTCCTCTGCCGTTACGCTCTCGGGAACCGTTATCGGCTCGCCGGTCATTACTTCCCTCACGAGCTTTCCAGGCTTGACGGCTATGTCCTTCTTGCTGATGACACCAACTACTTTTCCGTCCTCGACGACGGGCAGGCCGTCGATGTCGTTTTTCTCCATCAGAAAGAGGGCGTAGTCAATCGTCTCGTCGGGTGAAATCGAGATGACGTCCTCAACGATGAAGCGCTCGGCGCGCTTGACCTTCCTGACCTGCTCGACCTGTTCGCTTATGCTCATGTTCCTGTGGATTACCCCCAGTCCCCCTTCCCGGGCCATCGCGACGGC includes the following:
- a CDS encoding ABC transporter permease, coding for MSELWIMFQKELMDILRDRRLVTAVILPLILLPAMFGVFQSSSHSSQLAVSVINEDSGKYSKALVAFLERNGIAIDENSPVTLVIPAGFSEAIEEGRSPHLLIRTRLSSVFDFKTVKLAGTLKALVLRFGEGVLPSIRPEFRLYVGNDVLSIEPSRYVSALLRGALAVPFVLFAIGIYAAQAIAASVAMEKEGKTLETLLTLPVSRRSIILGKILASVVFSLLVLASLSASFCLASLFSKHSSGHSAGVSVGAVPLIFLSAGTFLLFVLMLLTSLLVSLFTLDVRSALSVAGLVEVLYLAPIFVIFFGLDVSGVAGLLVKADPGYAPILAFLSATSGNYITALGALFYLLLWNAVVLRLAVWVFESGALMTKSIDAGKLRWLVRVKI
- a CDS encoding ABC transporter ATP-binding protein, translating into MSSEPAVLVKNLEKAYGRVWALKGVSFSIREGEIFGLIGPNGAGKSTTLKILATLLPPDRGKAEVMGHDVVKEPEKVRKLISYLPEEAGAYRSMTGYEYLRFMAGLYSRATGKDADEMLELGIEIAGLGARLYDRVATYSKGMVRKLLLARALMVKPELAILDEPTSGLDVANAYEIRKRIKEFSNEEGVSVLVSSHNMLEVEFLCDRVAIIHRGLIVEAGTPEELRERHNAENLEEVFVRASRRVAYE
- a CDS encoding DUF4932 domain-containing protein, whose protein sequence is MRMPRAKHVLVPLSLLALLFAFYLAQSHVPPKPDFQLNLSPVSECSGNVCVEVNPYTELTNVVFHLAGWNSNNATPYSREAGSYFSPYRNHRAVLLAKNALREGLGYDAIPKFAMELNSTEWSAYLVRRVHGDKKLLNELATAIKDFAQDSNFSAFYESHKEFYREQIGLFLKENPDVFSLPRFEENFFGEKKSRWIFVLQPLEVYYSYGGWTNDTVYAFLGVCSFSNGTYSYCSASTHELAHSFVNPAVGRHYREFKEYEEMFSPVKDVMTSMGYASWKTYLDETFVRAFEAYYILKTEGNQSAERFIKGQEALGFYLVGRVYRAYLTEYIPNKEKYPTFESFMPELARLMGNWYKEGFWKNVSPEPTIRMAFMAFKTEGVKLYVAGNLSNSEYVKSYVEMLKKAGFKVTFTKGLESGNVIVIAPLNSPAVRGLSRYVEMRNSSVVLDGVEYSEGVFLVEALRNPKGGGYILLITGTPDVFNKKPSENSGEDLMNYHYFVYLTSLKRTVAFG
- the guaB gene encoding IMP dehydrogenase, which gives rise to MGKFEHKLVNAIKGYTFDDVLLIPQPTEVEPKDVDVSTRITPKIRLNIPILSAAMDTVTEWEMAVAMAREGGLGVIHRNMSISEQVEQVRKVKRAERFIVEDVISISPDETIDYALFLMEKNDIDGLPVVEDGKVVGVISKKDIAVKPGKLVREVMTGEPITVPESVTAEEALNLMFEHRIDRLPVVNSEGKLVGIITMSDLARRRKYKNAVRDENGDLVVAAAVGPFDLERAKALDRAGADVIVIDTAHAHNLKAIKAMKEIRKAVDADLIVGNIANPKAVDDLTFADAVKVGIGPGSICTTRVVAGVGVPQVTAIALVADKASEYGLHVIADGGIRYSGDIVKAIAAGADAVMLGSLLAGTKEAPGKEVVINGRRYKQYRGMGSLGAMMKGGAERYYQKGHMKTRKFVPEGVEGVVPYKGSVSDVLYQLVGGLRSGMGYVGARNIEELKEKGEFVIITQAGVKESHPHDILITNEAPNYPLGK